In Cydia pomonella isolate Wapato2018A chromosome 1, ilCydPomo1, whole genome shotgun sequence, one genomic interval encodes:
- the LOC133521142 gene encoding uncharacterized protein LOC133521142 isoform X2: MGLLEITIAARGPRYTVNNGHETARPYVEVRNGTYHGSGPREEARAMCSVKTLEVNATANATITRRLHGVVTSRELHSSIQRLEVIIYGQMQQLWQSLDALRAQLGAREPLPDRRSVVFRLKPEG; the protein is encoded by the exons ATGGGATTATTGGAAATTACCATTG CAGCGCGTGGGCCGCGGTACACAGTGAATAATGGGCACGAGACGGCCAGGCCGTACGTGGAGGTGCGGAACGGGACGTACCACGGCAGCGGACCGCGCGAGGAGGCGCGTGCCATGTGCTCGGTGAAGACGCTGGAGGTGAACGCCACTGCCAACGCTACCATCACCAGGAGGCTACATGGAGTCGTCACTTCAA GAGAGCTGCACAGCTCGATTCAGCGGCTAGAGGTGATCATATACGGGCAGATGCAACAGCTGTGGCAGAGCCTGGACGCTTTGCGCGCGCAGCTGGGCGCGCGCGAGCCACTCCCGGACCGCCGGAGCGTCGTGTTCCGGTTGAAGCCGGAAGGGTAG
- the LOC133521142 gene encoding uncharacterized protein LOC133521142 isoform X1, whose translation MWRAVLCSSAIILILVSHLETAPVYPHSARGPRYTVNNGHETARPYVEVRNGTYHGSGPREEARAMCSVKTLEVNATANATITRRLHGVVTSRELHSSIQRLEVIIYGQMQQLWQSLDALRAQLGAREPLPDRRSVVFRLKPEG comes from the exons ATGTGGCGAGCTGTTCTATGTTCTAgtgcaattattttaattttggtgAGTCATCTCGAAACAGCTCCAGTTTACCCGCACT CAGCGCGTGGGCCGCGGTACACAGTGAATAATGGGCACGAGACGGCCAGGCCGTACGTGGAGGTGCGGAACGGGACGTACCACGGCAGCGGACCGCGCGAGGAGGCGCGTGCCATGTGCTCGGTGAAGACGCTGGAGGTGAACGCCACTGCCAACGCTACCATCACCAGGAGGCTACATGGAGTCGTCACTTCAA GAGAGCTGCACAGCTCGATTCAGCGGCTAGAGGTGATCATATACGGGCAGATGCAACAGCTGTGGCAGAGCCTGGACGCTTTGCGCGCGCAGCTGGGCGCGCGCGAGCCACTCCCGGACCGCCGGAGCGTCGTGTTCCGGTTGAAGCCGGAAGGGTAG
- the LOC133521132 gene encoding uncharacterized protein LOC133521132, with product MNAVILLSFLALAVDINSGTKELSAVSDRVLEIFGHQLANIRSRENARDGYPTQLYREAINFETQHVDLCGPILCISADLTNGSVTGLSEYEIIKSDLNSDGVRLQIDIDIKFPKLQLEADYYTMKGNIMEAIPLSGEGKLLFQTTDLRIWTIIVLHVSDYTSIESFENSGFSINSILSRTEFDGNIDDVFNAMVGELLADHLNRFNRAIAAQCGALLKEFINTMLN from the exons atGAATGCTGTGATTTTGTTGTCATTTCTCGCCTTGGCGGTAGATATCAACAGCGGCACCAAAG aattatcGGCGGTTAGTGATCGTGTGCTAGAAATTTTTGGGCACCAATTGGCCAACATTAGAAGTAGAGAAAACGCAAGAGATGGGTACCCAACACAGTTGTATAGGGAGGCAATCAATTTCGAAACCCAACACGTGGATTTGTGCGGACCAATTTTATG CATCAGCGCGGATCTCACTAATGGATCCGTCACTGGTTTGTCTGAATACGAGATCATCAAGTCTGACTTGAACTCTGATGGAGTGAGACTTCAAATTGATATAGATATCAAGTTCCCTAAACTGCAATTGGAAGCAG ATTACTATACCATGAAGGGAAATATTATGGAAGCCATACCGTTATCTGGTGAAGGAAAGTTGCT CTTCCAAACAACGGATTTAAGAATATGGACTATAATTGTACTGCATGTATCAGACTATACCTCTATTGAAAGCTTTGAGAACTCTGGTTTCAGTATTAACAGTATTTTG AGTCGCACTGAATTCGATGGTAACATAGACGACGTGTTCAACGCCATGGTAGGCGAGCTGCTGGCGGACCACCTCAATAGGTTCAACAGAGCTATCGCCGCGCAGTGCGGTGCTTTACTGAAAGAGTTCATTAATACAATGCTTAATTAA
- the LOC133521157 gene encoding uncharacterized protein LOC133521157 yields MKLLGVLLLCAVVVALPTAVKKIDPGFDISDNGLTGSERLSAGVEFLINQLIRQLFNYIRLIINNGSALFGIPPLDPLFLEEFHLYLPLGLINLDLDLKNALVTGIGGFHVHTSRFTPSELSFALDISVPSIVIESESYDLVGDLLTAIPLYGKGKARFQIDDFRFSGTLILKQSEDGQSVLVDRVINSSYEIPYFKSELTGVIGGGDIDKVVNAMLEDVIIDYANRFQGAIAAAVSFALPAVANPVLSELDTWKYIDRFV; encoded by the exons ATGAAGTTGCTAGGGGTTTTGCTGCTGTGTGCGGTCGTGGTAGCGCTGCCGACCGCCGTAAAAAAGATTGACCCTGGCTTCG ATATTTCCGATAATGGTCTTACGGGCTCCGAGAGGCTCTCAGCAGGAGTTGAATTCCTTATCAACCAGTTGATCCGTCAGCTATTCAACTATATCCGTCTCATCATCAACAATGGATCCGCACTATTTGGCATTCCACCTCTAGACCCCTTATTCTTGGAGGAATTCCACCTTTACCTTCCATTGGGACTCATCAA CCTCGACCTAGACCTAAAGAATGCCTTGGTGACTGGTATCGGCGGATTTCACGTGCACACCAGCAGATTCACGCCTTCGGAACTGTCTTTCGCGTTGGACATCTCTGTACCCAGCATTGTGATCGAATCCG AGAGCTACGATTTGGTCGGAGATCTGCTGACTGCTATTCCTCTGTACGGAAAAGGCAAAGCAAG attccaAATTGATGATTTCCGCTTCAGTGGAACGTTGATCCTGAAGCAATCGGAAGACGGCCAGTCAGTGCTAGTCGACAGAGTCATCAACTCTTCTTACGAGATTCCTTATTTCAAG TCCGAGCTGACCGGCGTGATCGGAGGCGGTGACATCGACAAGGTAGTAAACGCCATGCTCGAGGACGTGATCATCGACTACGCCAACCGCTTCCAGGGCGCCATCGCCGCCGCCGTGTCGTTCGCGCTGCCAGCGGTCGCCAATCCCGTGCTCTCAGAACTCGACACCTGGAAATACATCGATAGATTCGTCTAA